GGAGCGACAGCGGCCAGGCGCTTGCCCGCTACCTGCAGGTTGCGCCTGCACTGGGCGACCGCGAGCGAGGGCTGGTCGAGGCGCGTCGCGGACTGGCCATGGCGCGAGCGCGTGACGGGCGCGGCGCCCTGCGCACTTTCGACACGGCTGCGCGGCTGCTTCCTCAAATCGGTGACTGGATCGCGCTGTTCGCCGCGGAGGCGGCGGCTCAGATCGGCGACACGGTAGAAGTGCAGCGCCGCCTGGGGGGGATGGACAGCGTGGTGGCGCGCCAATGGGCGTGGCGCGTGCGCGTCTCTGCGCGGCGCAACGCCCGCGATCCAGCGGGCGCAGAGCGGGAAGCGGCAGCGGCGGCCAACCTGCTCGGCACCGCGGCAGCGCGGGCGGAGGCGTGGAAGACTGCCGGTGAGCTGCGGCTGCTGCGTGGCGATACCACTGCAGCGCGCGAGGCCTTGCGGCGTGCCATGGAGGCGGCGCCCGAGGCGCTTGCCGCCATTGACGCGGCGCGCGCGATGAGCGAGTTGCCCCGGCTCAACGCGGAGGATCGCCTTCGCATCGGCCGGCTCTACCTGCGCCACGGCAACCTGGACCGCGGCATGGCCGGCCTCAGCGCCTACCTGGCTGCCGGCGGCGGATCCGCCGTGCAGCAGGCGGAGGTACGGCTCGAACTGGGGCGGGCGATGTTCCGGGCCGCACGCTACGCGGATGCGGAAAAGCTCCTGCTCGAATCCGCACGGGGCGCGGCCTCCGCGCGCATCGGTGCCGAGGCCATGCTGCTGGCGGGCCGCAGCCAATACCGCCAGGGGCGCGGGGACGCGGGGCGCGCCACCTTCTTGCGAACCGCAGAGCTGTTTCCCCAGGAGGCGCCGGCCGCCAAGGCCCTGTTTCTGATCGCTGACCTGTACCACGACCAGGGCGAGCTGGACCGCGCCCGCGAATTCTACCGCCGCACGGTCGAGCGCAATGCCGACCTGAATGACGCGGGTCTCGCGCTCATGCGACTGGGCGGCATGGCCTACCTCGAGGGCGATCATCGCGCGGCGGCTTCCATCTTCGAGGAATACCGGCAGCGGCATCCGAGCGGGCGCCGCTACCAGCCGACCACGTACTGGGCGGGCAAGACTTACCTCAAGCTGGGCGACACCGCCCTGGCCCGGCAACGGCTGCGCGAGACGCGGGCGCTCGATCCCTTCTCATACTACGGCATGCAGGCAGCCGAGCTGCTGGGTGAATCCTTCTGGAACATGCCGATCGAGCCCTCTCCGCCAACCAACCCGACGATCGAGGCGGGGGTCGCGCGCGCGCTGCAGCGGCTGGACCTGCTGCGCGAGCTGGGTCGCGAAGACGCGGTAAGCTTCGAGATCGAGCGGCTGAAGCGGCATTTCGGGACGCGGGACGGCGCGCTGTACGCCCTGGCGGAGGCGTTCAATGCGCGCGGCCACACGTTTACCGGCATACAACTGGGCTGGGAGGTCTACCGTCGGGAAGGGATCTGGAACCACAGACTGCTGCGGATTGTCTACCCCTTCGTTTATCGCAACCTCATCCTGGCGGAGGCGCGGGAGCGTCAGCTCGATCCGTTCCTGCTGGCCGGGCTGATTCGACAGGAGTCGATGTTCAACGCAGGGATCGCGAGCCCCGCAGGCGCGATTGGCCTCATGCAGCTAATGCCCGCCACGGGCCGCGTGCTGGCCCGCTCGCTGGGCGTGGACGGCTTCGAACCTGGTATGCTCACGCGGCCCGAGCTGAACGTGCACTTCGGAGCCGCGTATGTGACCGAGCTGCTGCAGCGCTTTGGCAATCGGCTGCCGCGGGTGCTGGCGGCGTACAACGCCGGTCCACACCGGGTCGCGCGCTGGCGTGAGTTCCCCGAGTACCAGGATGACGAGCTGTTCGCGGAGCGGATCCCCTTCGAGGAGACACGCCACTACGTCAAGGTGGTTCAGCAGAACGCCCGGCTTTACTCGGTCCTCTACGGCGACGAGCCGGTCCCCTCGTCCGGCGGAGATTGATTGCGGGAAGCGACACGGCCCGCGACTGCGGCAGAGCGCGGCCGCCCGGCAGCGGGCGGCCAGGCCGAGTGGCTGCGTAAGGCGCTCCACGTGACCGCCGCGCTGTCCGCCGCGGCACTGGTATGGACGCGCTCCCGGCGGACGCGTCCCGCGCGATTCTGACGGCCATGGCGCTCCTCGCCCTGGCCGCCGACCTGGGCCGGCCAGCGCTTTGGCCGCCGCCGCCTCGCGCCAGGCAAGAGCCTCGAAGGCAGCACGGCCGTCTTCACGGTCGCGCTGCTGGCCGCCTGGGCCCTGCCCGGTATTGGCCTGCCCGCGGCCGTCGCGGCCGCGCTCGTCACCACGGTCCTGGAAGCATTCGTCCCCGGCGCGCCCGATAATCTGCTCGT
The Gemmatimonadota bacterium genome window above contains:
- a CDS encoding transglycosylase SLT domain-containing protein, whose product is MRYLLILFLFLAVVVAPELLSPRHTPAAPRPPPPAVPPEALRALQEGRYWRASRILREYLAAVPDTTPETLLLAAQAEAGWGEWARVETLLAGRRWLDSVRGGYGWSLLGRGRLERGRWSDSGQALARYLQVAPALGDRERGLVEARRGLAMARARDGRGALRTFDTAARLLPQIGDWIALFAAEAAAQIGDTVEVQRRLGGMDSVVARQWAWRVRVSARRNARDPAGAEREAAAAANLLGTAAARAEAWKTAGELRLLRGDTTAAREALRRAMEAAPEALAAIDAARAMSELPRLNAEDRLRIGRLYLRHGNLDRGMAGLSAYLAAGGGSAVQQAEVRLELGRAMFRAARYADAEKLLLESARGAASARIGAEAMLLAGRSQYRQGRGDAGRATFLRTAELFPQEAPAAKALFLIADLYHDQGELDRAREFYRRTVERNADLNDAGLALMRLGGMAYLEGDHRAAASIFEEYRQRHPSGRRYQPTTYWAGKTYLKLGDTALARQRLRETRALDPFSYYGMQAAELLGESFWNMPIEPSPPTNPTIEAGVARALQRLDLLRELGREDAVSFEIERLKRHFGTRDGALYALAEAFNARGHTFTGIQLGWEVYRREGIWNHRLLRIVYPFVYRNLILAEARERQLDPFLLAGLIRQESMFNAGIASPAGAIGLMQLMPATGRVLARSLGVDGFEPGMLTRPELNVHFGAAYVTELLQRFGNRLPRVLAAYNAGPHRVARWREFPEYQDDELFAERIPFEETRHYVKVVQQNARLYSVLYGDEPVPSSGGD